One region of Trichosurus vulpecula isolate mTriVul1 chromosome 1, mTriVul1.pri, whole genome shotgun sequence genomic DNA includes:
- the PENK gene encoding proenkephalin-A, whose translation MALFLKLCSLLLALSPGLFLTVRAECSKYCTSCTYRLGQHADINPLACTLECEGKLPSAKAWDTCKELLQLTKMDLSQDGTNNQGESKQDESHLLAKKYGGFMKRYGGFMKKMDELYRVEPEDETNGGEVLAKRYGGFMKKDSDDDALANSSDLLLKELLGTGDNSEAGHYREGNENEEEVSKRYGGFMRSYKRSPELEDEAKELQKRYGGFMRRVGRPEWWLDYQKRYGGFLKRFADSLPSDEEGESYSKEIPEMEKRYGGFMRF comes from the exons ATGGCGCTGTTCCTGAAGCTCTGCAGTTTGCTACTGGCTCTCAGCCCTGGCCTCTTCCTGACCGTCAGGGCGGAATGCAGCAAGTACTGCACCTCTTGCACCTACCGCCTGGGACAACATGCGGACATCAATCCATTG GCTTGCACACTAGAATGTGAAGGGAAATTGCCATCTGCCAAAGCCTGGGACACCTGTAAGGAGCTTCTGCAACTGACCAAGATGGATCTTTCTCAGGACGGCACCAACAACCAAGGAGAAAGCAAACAAGATGAAAGTCATCTTCTAGCCAAAAAGTATGGGGGCTTCATGAAAAGGTATGGAGGATTCATGAAGAAAATGGATGAGCTTTATCGAGTGGAGCCAGAAGATGAGACGAATGGAGGAGAGGTCCTTGCCAAGCGATATGGAGGCTTCATGAAGAAAGACTCTGATGATGATGCATTGGCCAATTCATCAGACCTGTTGCTGAAAGAGCTGCTGGGAACAGGAGACAACTCTGAAGCAGGGCATTATCGAGAAGGTAATGAGAATGAGGAGGAAGTGAGCAAGAGGTATGGGGGCTTCATGAGAAGCTACAAGAGAAGTCCAGAACTGGAAGATGaagcaaaagagctacaaaaaagaTATGGGGGCTTTATGAGAAGAGTTGGAAGGCCTGAATGGTGGCTGGACTACCAGAAAAGGTATGGTGGATTTCTTAAGCGCTTCGCTGATTCCCTGCCTtcagatgaagaaggagaaagtTATTCCAAAGAAATTccagaaatggagaagagatatGGAGGATTTATGAGATTTTAA